From Streptomyces sp. 6-11-2, one genomic window encodes:
- a CDS encoding HupE/UreJ family protein: MSSRIRRALLGITAAVIAFLGLGQPASAHGFSSVVYVHVTNGDDGRIRTVLELEYDLYVVSAADAEHDDPLFRAGTAAFEAGDTEGQAAALDSHAESAVRYVTERFSVGTGGKACTPSRAGDFTIGRREGVPYAALPLEWACPGQGGDPEVRSTLFPDSEGYVRGTRTIATYDLAGLSGSAALDADHPSFSIGQSWYERFWEFFRLGAEHLLTGVDHVLFLLALIAGSRRLREIVLAATSFTLAHSVTFLLAALGLVHVPERIVEPVIALSIAVVAGWHLWRLPRRGDRAAALPGPAVEGSLGLDRAGWLRLGVVFCFGLVHGLGFAGALGIDEPWSWTLLWSLLVFNVGIEAVQLGIIAIVFPLLALLYRRAPRAGLWATGALCAGVAGMGLVWFVQRVLEG, translated from the coding sequence ATGTCATCACGGATCCGCCGCGCCCTCCTCGGGATCACCGCGGCGGTGATCGCTTTTCTGGGCCTCGGGCAACCGGCCTCCGCCCACGGCTTCTCGTCGGTCGTGTACGTCCACGTCACGAACGGCGACGACGGCCGCATACGCACGGTGCTGGAGCTGGAGTACGACCTCTACGTCGTGTCCGCCGCCGACGCCGAGCACGACGATCCCCTCTTCCGGGCGGGCACCGCCGCGTTCGAGGCCGGGGACACCGAAGGACAGGCCGCGGCGCTCGACTCCCATGCGGAGTCGGCCGTCAGGTACGTCACCGAACGCTTCTCGGTCGGTACCGGTGGCAAGGCCTGCACACCGTCCCGGGCCGGCGACTTCACGATCGGCCGGCGGGAGGGCGTGCCGTACGCCGCCCTGCCCCTCGAATGGGCCTGCCCCGGACAGGGCGGCGACCCCGAGGTGCGCAGCACGCTCTTCCCCGACTCCGAGGGCTATGTCCGCGGCACCCGTACGATCGCCACCTACGACCTCGCCGGCCTCTCCGGCAGCGCCGCGCTCGACGCCGACCATCCGTCCTTCTCGATCGGACAGTCGTGGTACGAGCGGTTCTGGGAGTTCTTCCGCCTGGGCGCCGAGCATCTGCTGACCGGTGTCGACCACGTCCTGTTCCTGCTGGCGCTCATCGCCGGATCCCGCCGTCTGCGCGAAATCGTGCTCGCGGCCACGAGTTTCACCCTGGCCCACTCGGTGACGTTCCTGCTCGCCGCCCTCGGCCTGGTGCACGTGCCGGAGCGGATCGTCGAGCCCGTCATCGCGCTGTCGATCGCCGTCGTCGCCGGCTGGCACCTGTGGCGGCTGCCGCGGCGCGGCGACCGGGCCGCCGCCCTTCCCGGCCCGGCGGTTGAGGGCTCGTTGGGCCTGGACCGGGCCGGATGGCTGCGCCTCGGGGTCGTGTTCTGCTTCGGTCTCGTGCACGGCCTGGGTTTCGCGGGAGCGCTGGGGATCGACGAGCCGTGGTCGTGGACCCTGCTGTGGTCCCTGCTGGTGTTCAACGTCGGTATCGAGGCGGTGCAGTTGGGGATCATCGCGATCGTCTTCCCGCTGCTGGCGCTGCTGTACCGCCGTGCGCCGAGGGCGGGCCTCTGGGCGACCGGCGCACTGTGCGCGGGCGTGGCCGGCATGGGCCTGGTGTGGTTCGTGCAGCGGGTGCTCGAAGGCTGA
- a CDS encoding TetR family transcriptional regulator codes for MRTVDGRVAGRRGQATRQKLLDCLSEMLSSSPYRDVKVIDVARKAGTSPATFYQYFPDVEGAVLEIADQMAAEGAGLAELLEGRSWTGKAGWQTAQELVDGFLEFWHRNDAILRVIDLGAAEGDKRFYKIRMKILNSVNNSLTDSVTELQSKGRVDKDVNPAAIAGSLVAMLAAVASHQKGFVSGVKQADLKPNLALLVHLGITGKKPTR; via the coding sequence GTGCGTACCGTCGACGGCCGCGTGGCCGGTCGACGTGGGCAGGCGACCCGGCAGAAGCTGCTCGACTGCCTCAGCGAGATGCTCAGCTCCTCCCCCTACCGGGACGTCAAGGTCATCGATGTCGCCAGGAAGGCGGGCACTTCGCCCGCGACCTTCTATCAATACTTCCCCGACGTCGAGGGCGCCGTTCTGGAGATCGCCGATCAAATGGCCGCCGAGGGCGCCGGATTGGCCGAACTGCTGGAAGGCCGGTCGTGGACCGGCAAGGCCGGCTGGCAGACGGCGCAGGAACTCGTGGACGGATTTCTCGAGTTCTGGCATCGCAACGACGCCATTCTGCGCGTGATCGATCTCGGTGCCGCCGAGGGCGACAAGCGCTTTTACAAGATCCGTATGAAGATCCTGAACTCCGTGAACAACTCCCTGACGGACTCGGTCACCGAACTCCAGTCCAAGGGCCGGGTCGACAAGGACGTGAATCCGGCCGCGATCGCCGGTTCGCTGGTCGCGATGCTCGCGGCGGTCGCCTCGCACCAGAAGGGCTTCGTCTCGGGGGTGAAACAGGCCGACCTGAAGCCGAACCTGGCGCTTCTGGTCCACCTGGGCATCACCGGGAAGAAGCCGACGAGATAG
- a CDS encoding VOC family protein encodes MAENRASASTEGVPCWVDAQLPDVEAGKRFYGELFGWSFAEETYGGSVPARLEGEPVAALSPKTDGRMPTVWTVYFATPDVRTLAERIRAAGGQVVTPPARVDGLGTAALAADPEGAVFGLWQPDSHQGFGRRHEPGTFAWAQLYARDTEAANVFYGGLFHDALFGAGAEPDFGRSVVSDVFPPEMPPHFLVHFRVAGTEAALGAVVRLGGRVQVPPFRTSYGNVAVVADNQGASFALLER; translated from the coding sequence ATGGCCGAAAACAGGGCATCCGCGAGCACAGAGGGCGTCCCCTGCTGGGTGGACGCGCAGCTTCCCGACGTCGAGGCGGGAAAGCGGTTCTACGGTGAGCTCTTCGGGTGGAGCTTCGCGGAGGAGACGTACGGCGGATCCGTACCGGCCCGGCTGGAGGGGGAGCCCGTCGCCGCGCTCTCGCCGAAGACGGACGGCCGTATGCCCACCGTCTGGACCGTGTACTTCGCCACCCCGGACGTCCGGACGCTGGCCGAGCGGATCCGGGCCGCCGGCGGGCAGGTCGTGACGCCGCCCGCCCGGGTCGACGGCCTGGGCACGGCCGCCCTCGCCGCTGATCCCGAGGGCGCCGTCTTCGGGCTGTGGCAGCCGGACAGCCACCAGGGCTTCGGCAGACGCCACGAGCCGGGCACCTTCGCCTGGGCCCAGCTGTACGCCCGCGACACCGAGGCCGCCAACGTCTTCTACGGCGGACTGTTCCACGACGCCCTGTTCGGGGCGGGTGCCGAACCCGACTTCGGCCGGTCCGTCGTCTCCGACGTCTTCCCGCCCGAGATGCCGCCGCACTTCCTCGTCCACTTCCGGGTCGCCGGGACGGAGGCCGCCCTCGGCGCGGTGGTCCGGCTCGGCGGGCGGGTGCAGGTGCCGCCCTTCAGGACGTCGTACGGAAACGTCGCCGTCGTCGCCGACAATCAGGGGGCGTCCTTCGCCCTGCTGGAGAGGTGA
- a CDS encoding PQQ-binding-like beta-propeller repeat protein → MVDQLTQHDPRRIGPFEVLGRLGAGGMGLVYLARSASGRRVAIKTVRTELAEDQLFRVRFTREVEAARAVSGFYTAAVVDADPRAAVPWLATAYVPAPSLEEIVTECGPLPAQAVRWLAAGVAEALQSIHGAGLVHRDLKPSNVLVVEDGPRVIDFGIASGVSNTRLTMTNVAVGTPAYMSPEQAKDSRSVTGASDVFSLGSMLVFAATGHPPFHGANPVETVFMLLREGPDLEGLPDELRPLIESCMQMEATARPKPADLQAQLAPHLFGSGSDDSGTASAWLPEPAVGLIESRRGGRLAVQPAAPGPRGGGRVPVPPPPSHSPAVPAPPGPAPVGVPDSGPVRLAGAQVPIGPGPRVADARAAAVKAPPPEAGLAATWSRPHPGANGADPAVPAVPPGPPETPAGWRPWRFRMSNDVWGTPSVADDLVYVTSFEVHALDVATGRRRFKTRDVAWSMAVADGRVHASDGPTLFALDAREGADLWRLQTDSWVYSLAADRGTVVTGTRGGGVQAWEAAAGQKLWEIAGCQTDFESPEAGPVVHDGTVYVWQDARLRALEARTGEERWSYPIGDAASCGGVPVRVTPAPDGYVYICAGTRVLAVDVASGHVRWHFEAPAVFLCPPAFAPGPAVSGGGIYLADYLGTVYALDATDGRDRWRIATESRASVAPVLVAAGHVHVGSGRGLYTLDAVTGTPKWRFQAGGEIVGSPAVAEGRIHFGSTDHLLYTLKADDGRLRWKLATGGEITGSPVVRDGVVYACSKDRCVYALDAEKGTGTARTT, encoded by the coding sequence GTGGTGGATCAGCTGACGCAGCACGACCCACGGCGGATCGGGCCGTTCGAGGTGCTGGGACGGCTGGGTGCCGGCGGCATGGGGCTGGTCTATCTCGCGCGCTCGGCGTCCGGCCGGCGCGTGGCGATCAAGACGGTCCGGACCGAGCTGGCCGAGGACCAGCTGTTCCGGGTCCGCTTCACACGTGAGGTGGAGGCCGCGCGGGCGGTCTCCGGCTTCTACACGGCCGCGGTCGTCGACGCCGACCCGCGCGCCGCCGTGCCATGGCTGGCCACCGCCTACGTCCCGGCGCCCTCCCTCGAGGAGATAGTGACCGAGTGCGGTCCGCTCCCGGCCCAGGCGGTGCGCTGGCTGGCGGCGGGCGTCGCCGAGGCACTTCAGTCCATCCACGGTGCCGGGCTGGTCCACCGCGACCTGAAGCCGTCCAACGTCCTCGTCGTCGAGGACGGGCCGCGGGTGATCGACTTCGGGATCGCCTCCGGTGTCTCGAACACCCGGCTGACCATGACGAACGTCGCCGTCGGCACCCCCGCGTACATGTCCCCCGAGCAGGCCAAGGACTCGCGCAGCGTCACCGGCGCCAGCGATGTCTTCTCGCTCGGCTCGATGCTGGTCTTCGCCGCCACCGGGCATCCGCCCTTCCACGGCGCCAACCCCGTCGAGACGGTCTTCATGCTGCTGCGCGAGGGCCCCGACCTGGAAGGACTCCCGGACGAGCTGCGTCCGCTGATCGAGTCCTGCATGCAGATGGAGGCGACCGCCCGGCCCAAGCCGGCCGACCTCCAGGCTCAGCTCGCGCCTCATCTGTTCGGCTCCGGCTCCGACGACAGCGGTACGGCCTCCGCCTGGCTGCCCGAGCCGGCCGTCGGCCTCATCGAGTCCCGCCGCGGCGGCCGCCTGGCCGTGCAGCCCGCCGCGCCCGGTCCCCGCGGCGGCGGCCGGGTCCCCGTACCGCCCCCGCCCTCGCACAGCCCGGCCGTACCGGCGCCGCCCGGCCCCGCGCCGGTGGGCGTCCCCGACTCCGGTCCCGTGCGGCTGGCCGGCGCCCAGGTGCCGATCGGTCCCGGGCCGCGCGTCGCCGACGCCCGCGCCGCCGCCGTCAAGGCGCCCCCGCCCGAGGCGGGCCTGGCTGCCACCTGGTCCAGACCGCACCCCGGTGCCAACGGCGCCGACCCCGCCGTACCGGCCGTGCCGCCGGGGCCGCCGGAGACCCCGGCCGGCTGGCGGCCGTGGCGCTTCCGCATGTCCAACGACGTCTGGGGCACCCCGTCCGTCGCCGACGACCTCGTCTACGTCACCTCCTTCGAGGTGCACGCCCTGGACGTGGCCACGGGCCGCCGCCGCTTCAAGACCCGCGACGTGGCCTGGTCCATGGCGGTCGCCGACGGCCGGGTGCACGCCTCCGACGGGCCCACCCTGTTCGCCCTGGACGCCCGCGAGGGCGCCGACCTGTGGCGCTTGCAGACGGACTCCTGGGTGTACTCCCTCGCGGCCGACCGCGGCACCGTCGTCACCGGCACCCGCGGCGGAGGCGTCCAGGCCTGGGAGGCCGCCGCTGGCCAGAAGCTGTGGGAGATCGCCGGCTGCCAGACCGACTTCGAGTCCCCCGAGGCCGGCCCCGTCGTCCACGACGGCACGGTGTACGTCTGGCAGGACGCCCGTCTGCGCGCCCTGGAGGCCCGTACGGGCGAGGAGCGCTGGTCCTACCCGATCGGCGACGCGGCCTCCTGCGGCGGCGTACCGGTGCGCGTCACCCCGGCCCCCGACGGCTACGTCTACATCTGCGCCGGTACCCGCGTGCTCGCCGTGGACGTCGCGAGCGGCCACGTGCGCTGGCACTTCGAGGCCCCCGCGGTCTTCCTGTGCCCGCCGGCCTTCGCGCCGGGCCCGGCGGTGAGCGGCGGCGGCATCTACCTCGCCGACTACCTCGGCACCGTCTACGCCCTCGACGCCACCGACGGCCGCGACCGCTGGCGCATCGCCACCGAGTCCCGCGCCTCCGTCGCCCCGGTCCTGGTCGCCGCCGGACACGTCCACGTCGGCAGCGGCAGGGGCCTGTACACCCTGGACGCGGTCACCGGCACGCCCAAGTGGCGCTTCCAGGCGGGCGGCGAGATCGTCGGCTCACCGGCGGTCGCCGAGGGCCGTATCCACTTCGGCTCCACCGACCACCTGCTGTACACGCTCAAGGCCGACGACGGCCGGCTGCGCTGGAAGCTCGCCACCGGCGGCGAGATCACCGGCTCCCCGGTGGTCAGGGACGGGGTCGTGTACGCGTGCAGCAAGGACCGCTGCGTGTACGCCCTGGACGCGGAGAAGGGGACGGGCACCGCCCGCACCACCTGA